One Mesorhizobium loti genomic window carries:
- a CDS encoding enoyl-CoA hydratase: protein MADLVLNETRDGVSVLTLNRPEKLNALNYALIDRLLAVLDDVEVDGSIRAVILTGAGERAFSAGGDIHEFSASVARGADVAVRDFVLRGQRLTARLEAFRKPVIAAVNGIAFGGGCEITEAVPLAIASDRALFAKPEINLAMPPTFGGTQRLPRLAGRKRALELLLTGDWFPPPRALELGLVNQVVPHSDLMPAAHDLARRIITHSPAALASILTAVARGINLSIADGLLVEAEQFARMAPTADLREGLGAWIERRKPSYDGSWTHIARPDEARRASLRLDRAAGQGKASR from the coding sequence ATGGCCGATCTTGTCCTGAACGAGACCCGTGACGGGGTGAGCGTCCTCACCCTCAACCGCCCGGAAAAGCTCAACGCGCTGAACTATGCCCTGATCGATCGCCTGCTCGCGGTCCTCGACGACGTTGAAGTCGATGGCAGCATACGGGCTGTCATCCTCACCGGAGCAGGGGAGCGGGCGTTTTCGGCGGGTGGCGATATCCACGAATTCTCGGCGAGCGTGGCTCGCGGTGCAGATGTGGCGGTGCGCGACTTCGTCCTGCGCGGCCAGCGGCTGACGGCAAGGCTTGAAGCCTTCCGCAAGCCCGTCATCGCCGCGGTCAACGGGATTGCCTTCGGTGGCGGCTGCGAGATCACCGAGGCCGTGCCGTTGGCGATCGCCAGCGACCGTGCGCTGTTCGCCAAGCCGGAGATCAACCTTGCAATGCCGCCGACCTTCGGCGGCACGCAGCGCCTGCCGCGGCTCGCCGGGCGTAAGCGCGCGCTCGAACTGCTTTTGACGGGCGACTGGTTTCCGCCGCCGCGGGCGCTCGAACTTGGTCTTGTCAATCAGGTCGTGCCGCATAGTGATCTGATGCCGGCGGCGCACGATCTTGCCCGCCGCATCATCACGCATTCGCCGGCAGCGCTCGCCAGCATCCTCACAGCCGTAGCGCGTGGCATCAACCTCAGCATCGCCGATGGGCTGCTGGTCGAGGCCGAGCAGTTCGCCCGCATGGCCCCGACTGCCGATCTCAGGGAAGGGCTTGGCGCCTGGATCGAGCGGCGCAAGCCCAGCTATGACGGCTCCTGGACGCACATCGCAAGGCCGGACGAGGCAAGGCGCGCCTCACTGCGGCTCGACCGGGCGGCGGGTCAGGGCAAAGCCTCGAGGTGA